The Deltaproteobacteria bacterium genome window below encodes:
- a CDS encoding FAD-dependent oxidoreductase: protein MIEALFMLGGLGLVVGVGLAAASKIFYVYVDPMIVAIDDVLPGANCGGCGQPGCSANAEAIAAGKAAPNSCVAAGPEVAEAIAAIMGVAIEAKEPDIARPGCTYGVEDAETKFIYDGLGDCRAAALMNGGMKVCNIGCLGLGTCAKACPFGAITMGPKGLPVVDEIKCTGCGTCEKVCPKHIITLSSVTRRILREYTTDDCTTPCQRACPAGIDICDYIRQISLGDYPGALQVIKERNPFPSVIGRICPRPCEQDCRRQLIDEPVAINFLKRYAADHERESGQRVQPYKAPDTGKKIAVVGGGVEGLSTSFFSARLGHSVDVYEAAPRLGGLLRSAIAAYRLPSEILDWDIDGILEMGVTAHTEKKLGIDFTINSLLSEGCQAVFTALGGWDSRLARNAGRTVESPIPGVFLLMDVMKSHKAASGKEDLPQIQPASRVVIFEGGKLALEAADLCLQKGSSQVTVLFRGAESDLDLEKEEVEGLRSKGVEIIFAAAVNTLAGERDSLQQIEWVDLEEKVLKEIPADMLVVASGRFPELVFTRPRDTHDENGENELPRDQEDTEESATGAGDLEAADNRWIGAYTYKRPEHRHEIGWLSEGDSISDYSGAIKAIGGGRRAAATIHKIIYGIDLALPENVVDSHALIQNVDHVQNVAASPRTRMPQAGPKELAAAMEIEKGLSKEDADRESKRCLQCGLICYEHTELKPDLAQATIQ from the coding sequence ATGATTGAAGCTTTGTTTATGTTGGGCGGATTGGGCCTCGTTGTCGGTGTCGGCCTGGCCGCGGCGTCGAAGATATTCTATGTATACGTTGACCCGATGATCGTCGCGATAGACGATGTCCTGCCGGGCGCCAACTGTGGCGGGTGCGGGCAACCCGGCTGCTCGGCTAACGCGGAAGCGATCGCTGCCGGCAAGGCCGCGCCAAATTCCTGCGTGGCCGCCGGGCCGGAAGTTGCCGAAGCCATCGCCGCCATCATGGGTGTCGCCATCGAAGCCAAAGAACCGGACATCGCCAGGCCCGGCTGCACCTACGGTGTTGAAGACGCGGAAACCAAGTTTATTTACGACGGCCTGGGAGACTGCCGGGCGGCGGCATTGATGAACGGCGGCATGAAGGTCTGCAACATCGGCTGTCTGGGTCTGGGGACCTGCGCCAAAGCTTGTCCCTTCGGTGCCATTACTATGGGGCCCAAAGGGCTCCCCGTTGTCGACGAAATCAAATGTACCGGATGCGGTACCTGCGAAAAAGTTTGTCCCAAGCACATCATCACACTTTCGTCAGTCACCCGGCGGATTCTCCGGGAATACACCACCGACGACTGCACGACTCCCTGCCAGCGGGCCTGCCCGGCAGGCATCGACATCTGCGACTACATACGCCAGATTTCACTGGGAGACTATCCGGGCGCCCTCCAGGTAATCAAAGAACGCAACCCGTTCCCTTCGGTCATCGGCAGAATCTGTCCGCGGCCATGTGAGCAGGACTGTCGACGGCAGCTGATCGACGAACCCGTTGCAATCAACTTCCTGAAGCGCTATGCGGCCGACCATGAAAGAGAGTCCGGCCAGCGGGTGCAGCCTTACAAAGCACCCGATACGGGGAAAAAGATAGCCGTTGTCGGCGGAGGCGTCGAAGGCCTTTCAACCTCCTTTTTTTCAGCACGCTTGGGTCATTCCGTCGATGTCTACGAAGCCGCCCCTCGGCTAGGTGGTCTTCTTAGAAGCGCCATTGCCGCTTACAGGCTCCCGTCGGAAATTCTGGACTGGGATATCGACGGCATCCTGGAAATGGGCGTAACCGCACACACGGAAAAAAAGCTGGGCATCGACTTCACCATAAACTCACTGCTCTCCGAGGGATGCCAGGCCGTTTTTACCGCCCTGGGCGGTTGGGACAGCCGGCTTGCCAGAAATGCCGGACGTACGGTTGAAAGCCCCATCCCCGGCGTTTTTTTGCTGATGGACGTCATGAAGTCGCACAAAGCCGCCTCCGGCAAGGAGGACCTCCCGCAAATCCAGCCTGCATCCCGGGTGGTCATCTTCGAAGGAGGCAAGTTGGCTCTCGAAGCGGCTGACCTGTGTCTCCAAAAAGGGTCCAGCCAAGTGACCGTTCTCTTCAGGGGGGCGGAAAGCGATCTCGACCTCGAAAAGGAGGAAGTCGAAGGCCTCCGCAGCAAAGGCGTTGAAATTATTTTCGCCGCCGCCGTCAACACGCTGGCCGGTGAGCGGGACAGCCTTCAGCAAATCGAATGGGTGGACCTGGAAGAAAAAGTCTTGAAAGAAATACCGGCCGACATGCTCGTCGTGGCCTCGGGCCGCTTTCCGGAACTGGTATTCACCAGACCCCGGGACACCCACGACGAAAATGGTGAAAATGAGCTCCCCCGAGATCAGGAGGACACGGAAGAAAGCGCAACCGGCGCCGGCGACCTGGAGGCCGCAGACAACCGCTGGATCGGTGCCTATACCTACAAACGCCCCGAGCACCGTCATGAGATAGGTTGGCTGTCCGAGGGCGATTCCATCAGCGACTACAGCGGGGCCATCAAGGCCATTGGCGGCGGCAGGCGTGCAGCGGCGACCATTCATAAAATCATCTACGGCATCGACCTAGCTCTGCCGGAGAATGTTGTCGACTCACATGCGTTGATTCAGAATGTCGACCATGTCCAAAACGTAGCGGCGTCGCCGCGAACCCGCATGCCTCAGGCAGGCCCCAAAGAACTTGCAGCCGCCATGGAAATAGAAAAGGGCCTTTCCAAAGAAGACGCCGACAGGGAGTCCAAAAGGTGCCTGCAGTGCGGCCTGATATGTTACGAACACACGGAACTCAAACCGGATCTGGCCCAGGCAACGATTCAGTAA
- a CDS encoding SoxR reducing system RseC family protein, with translation MATEEGIVIKLGSGSAWVKTTRSSACKSCSSRESCQASEQGKAMEVEAANPVDAKIGDRILLYFETSSLLKAAFLLYIFPVLCMLGGAALGHWLSLNYSLNTSLGSAAAGFGCLALSFMLVKKRGDKMALKDSYKPRIIRILRNLPAMEKEAHKTVTG, from the coding sequence ATGGCAACAGAAGAAGGTATCGTCATAAAACTGGGTAGCGGCAGCGCCTGGGTAAAGACTACCCGGTCGAGTGCTTGCAAATCCTGTTCTTCCAGGGAATCCTGCCAGGCAAGCGAGCAGGGCAAAGCCATGGAAGTCGAGGCCGCCAACCCGGTGGATGCTAAAATCGGGGATCGGATCCTCCTCTACTTTGAGACGTCGTCCCTTCTTAAGGCCGCCTTTCTTTTGTACATCTTTCCAGTGCTGTGCATGCTTGGGGGGGCCGCCCTGGGGCACTGGCTCTCCCTTAATTATTCCCTGAACACATCGTTGGGATCGGCGGCCGCGGGATTCGGCTGTCTGGCCCTGTCGTTCATGCTAGTCAAAAAACGGGGCGATAAAATGGCTTTGAAGGACAGTTACAAACCCCGAATCATCAGGATACTGAGAAATCTCCCAGCCATGGAGAAAGAGGCTCACAAAACCGTTACCGGGTGA
- a CDS encoding PilZ domain-containing protein, translating into MKTVYLSPTNQITITCPRCEATKTVDASKYATIKHTVKVKSKCSCGHTWTSVLEKRKQYRKGVSLPGTFTQIVGSKPTRKGTMSVTDISAGGLKIKLDHPLDLRQDDKLKVEFRLDDARNTLISKHVLVKNIDGLYIGTAFSHRERNDPALGFYLMG; encoded by the coding sequence ATGAAGACCGTATACCTATCGCCGACAAACCAAATCACGATTACCTGCCCTCGATGTGAAGCCACCAAAACCGTTGACGCTTCCAAATACGCAACAATAAAACATACGGTAAAAGTGAAGTCCAAATGCTCCTGCGGCCACACCTGGACATCCGTCTTGGAGAAACGCAAGCAGTATCGCAAAGGGGTCAGCCTGCCGGGAACCTTCACCCAAATTGTCGGCAGTAAACCCACGCGCAAAGGCACCATGTCGGTAACCGACATTTCGGCCGGCGGACTGAAAATAAAACTGGACCACCCCCTCGATCTCCGGCAGGACGACAAGCTGAAAGTTGAATTTCGTCTGGACGATGCCCGCAACACACTGATCAGCAAGCACGTACTGGTAAAAAATATAGACGGCCTATACATCGGGACCGCCTTCAGCCATCGCGAGCGGAATGACCCTGCACTCGGGTTTTACCTGATGGGCTAA
- a CDS encoding glycosyltransferase family 4 protein — MNKCPYCNSVHNVGFVSMRLAGTDGVSLETAKWARIFELEGFRCHYFAGELDRPRERSYLLPEAHFSHPAVKEIYRNCFGAHKRPRRITREIYHLKEKIKDHLYDFIRRNHIDILVPENSLTIPLNLPLGIAITEMISETQIPTIAHHHDFFWERQHFMTNAVWEYLNMAFPPHLPSIKHVVINSSGDNQLSLRTGISAHIIPNVMDFENPPPPVDAYAADVRQALGIANDELLILQPTRVVKRKGIEHAIELVRRLEKKAKLVISHASGDEGFDYEMRIREYSDMMGVDTRFVSNIINERRGVTDDGRKIYTLEDVYPHADLVTYPSNFEGFGNAFLEAIYFSKPIVVNNYSIYSTDIKPKGFDVIEIDGYVTQEAVEKAGQVLSDPQRSRAMVEHNYRVAKKHYSYRNLHQHLKTIIFESLLCIQA, encoded by the coding sequence ATGAACAAGTGCCCTTACTGCAACTCGGTTCACAACGTAGGCTTCGTATCCATGCGACTGGCGGGCACGGATGGCGTATCTTTAGAAACTGCCAAATGGGCCCGGATTTTTGAACTGGAAGGGTTCCGTTGCCACTACTTTGCCGGGGAACTCGACCGCCCCAGGGAACGCTCTTACCTCCTTCCTGAAGCTCATTTCTCTCATCCTGCAGTCAAAGAGATCTACCGCAACTGCTTCGGTGCGCATAAAAGACCCAGGCGCATCACCCGCGAGATTTACCACCTGAAAGAAAAGATCAAGGATCACCTTTACGATTTTATCCGCAGGAACCATATCGACATCCTGGTCCCGGAAAATTCCCTTACCATCCCCCTCAACCTTCCCCTGGGCATTGCTATCACGGAAATGATATCGGAAACGCAAATCCCCACCATCGCGCATCACCACGACTTCTTCTGGGAGCGTCAGCATTTCATGACCAATGCGGTATGGGAATACCTCAACATGGCATTTCCACCTCACCTCCCCAGCATCAAACATGTCGTCATCAACTCCTCAGGCGACAATCAGTTGAGCCTGCGCACGGGTATATCCGCACATATCATCCCCAATGTCATGGATTTTGAAAACCCTCCGCCGCCGGTGGATGCCTATGCAGCCGACGTACGCCAGGCGCTTGGCATCGCCAACGATGAACTGTTGATTCTCCAGCCCACACGCGTGGTCAAACGCAAAGGCATCGAACATGCCATCGAACTCGTTCGTCGCCTGGAGAAAAAGGCCAAGCTGGTCATATCCCATGCTTCCGGGGACGAAGGCTTCGACTATGAAATGCGGATCCGTGAATACTCTGATATGATGGGTGTGGACACCCGCTTCGTCTCGAACATCATCAATGAAAGAAGAGGCGTGACAGATGACGGGAGAAAGATCTATACGCTCGAAGACGTCTACCCGCACGCAGACCTCGTGACCTACCCATCGAATTTCGAGGGGTTCGGCAATGCCTTTTTGGAAGCCATTTACTTTTCCAAACCCATCGTCGTCAACAACTACTCGATCTATTCGACCGACATAAAACCCAAGGGTTTCGATGTCATCGAAATAGACGGCTACGTGACGCAGGAAGCGGTGGAAAAAGCCGGGCAGGTGCTTAGTGATCCCCAAAGAAGCCGGGCGATGGTGGAACACAACTACCGCGTGGCTAAAAAACACTATTCTTACCGGAACCTCCACCAGCATTTGAAAACCATAATCTTCGAATCGCTGCTCTGCATTCAGGCATGA
- a CDS encoding peptidylprolyl isomerase gives MTKKNLVTLLLFIFITIPVTDLRATESSDVLARVNGNAITSKDLDMELARVEKQAQMKQSPIPESQYPQIRAELLETLINRELLYEESVKNGYAVSPAELDSAVDGIQARFADRKGLKEALAAMGITEADFRIQVKKGLCIQKLLQKEVFEKIEVTEKESRSFYDNNPNLFQKPEQVRASHILIKAAQNDDDEKKAAARKKIEEIQLKIDAGEDFAQLARTYSEGPSRSQGGDLGYFDRKKMVKPFSDAAFQLQPGQVSPIVKTRFGYHLIKVVDRKPEAKLTYESIKNRLEESLKNKKMQAAAAEFVNRLKQGATIERISG, from the coding sequence ATGACGAAAAAAAACCTTGTGACGCTCCTGCTATTCATCTTTATAACCATCCCGGTAACGGACCTTCGTGCAACGGAATCGAGCGATGTACTTGCCCGGGTCAACGGAAACGCCATCACCAGCAAGGATCTGGACATGGAACTCGCGCGGGTGGAAAAGCAGGCGCAAATGAAGCAGAGTCCCATCCCTGAATCACAGTATCCGCAAATCCGGGCGGAACTTTTAGAAACCCTCATCAACCGCGAGCTGTTGTACGAGGAGAGCGTTAAAAACGGATACGCGGTTTCGCCGGCGGAACTTGACAGTGCCGTCGATGGGATCCAGGCACGTTTTGCCGATCGTAAGGGGCTCAAGGAGGCGCTTGCTGCGATGGGCATTACCGAAGCCGATTTCAGAATACAGGTTAAAAAAGGGCTTTGCATTCAGAAACTGCTTCAAAAGGAGGTTTTCGAAAAAATCGAAGTGACAGAGAAAGAAAGCCGCTCTTTTTACGACAACAACCCCAATTTATTCCAAAAGCCCGAGCAGGTTCGCGCGAGCCACATTTTGATCAAGGCAGCCCAGAATGACGACGATGAAAAAAAGGCCGCAGCCAGAAAAAAAATCGAAGAGATCCAACTGAAGATTGACGCCGGAGAAGACTTCGCCCAGTTGGCTCGCACCTATTCCGAGGGCCCCAGCCGGTCCCAGGGCGGAGATCTGGGGTATTTTGACCGCAAAAAAATGGTCAAACCCTTTTCCGATGCAGCCTTCCAGCTTCAACCAGGGCAGGTGAGTCCCATTGTCAAAACGCGCTTCGGATATCACCTCATCAAAGTGGTCGACCGCAAGCCTGAGGCCAAACTGACGTATGAATCGATAAAAAACAGGCTTGAGGAATCTCTTAAAAACAAAAAAATGCAGGCTGCAGCCGCCGAATTCGTCAATCGGCTCAAACAGGGCGCAACCATAGAAAGGATTTCGGGATAG
- a CDS encoding cold-shock protein: MAQGIVKWFNDRKGYGFISQEEGNDVFVHFSSIESTGYKTLSEGDRVEFDIEESDRGPEAKNVRKQ; encoded by the coding sequence TTGGCACAAGGAATTGTTAAATGGTTCAATGACAGAAAGGGTTACGGTTTCATCAGCCAGGAGGAAGGCAACGACGTCTTTGTACATTTCTCTTCCATAGAGTCAACCGGGTACAAGACTCTTTCAGAAGGGGATCGGGTCGAGTTTGACATCGAGGAAAGTGATCGGGGGCCTGAAGCCAAGAATGTAAGAAAGCAGTAA
- a CDS encoding polysaccharide deacetylase family protein codes for MKKLLNAAIVLFLFFAAQGVSGQEFNAVVLMYHKFGEDRYPSTSVSLEQFHAHLEYLATNGFHVLPLEEIVTAYRNKSPLPDKCISFTVDDAYLSVYTQAFPRMKKRNWPFTVFVSSDAVDKGYRSYMTWDQMREMRKNGVSFANHTASHDYLVRRKQGESAQAHIDRVRNDIEHCQRRLLEELGDAPMLFAYPYGEYNTEIARLVESMGFTAFGQHSGAVGPFCNPATLPRFPVNQHYGDLKSLKTKFYSLALPVSSIVPFEPVTAERRPVLKVYLEETDARLNELACFVSGQGRTMPKWIESNRRFSIQAAKDLGNGRNRYTCTAPNRERSRYYWFSHQFVITPPVD; via the coding sequence ATGAAGAAGCTTCTGAATGCAGCCATTGTTCTTTTTTTATTCTTCGCGGCACAGGGTGTAAGCGGGCAGGAGTTCAACGCCGTCGTTTTGATGTACCACAAATTCGGCGAAGATCGCTACCCCAGCACCAGTGTCAGCCTGGAACAGTTCCATGCCCATCTGGAATACCTCGCAACCAACGGCTTTCATGTGCTGCCGCTGGAAGAAATCGTAACGGCGTATCGCAACAAAAGCCCGCTGCCGGACAAGTGCATCTCCTTCACCGTGGACGATGCCTACCTGTCCGTATACACACAAGCCTTCCCGCGCATGAAAAAGCGCAATTGGCCGTTCACCGTTTTTGTATCCAGCGATGCGGTGGACAAGGGGTATCGATCCTACATGACCTGGGATCAGATGCGCGAAATGAGAAAAAACGGCGTCTCCTTTGCCAACCACACCGCCAGTCACGACTACCTGGTACGCAGAAAGCAGGGAGAGTCGGCGCAAGCCCATATCGATCGCGTGCGCAACGATATCGAACACTGCCAGAGGCGCCTCCTCGAAGAATTGGGCGACGCCCCCATGTTGTTTGCCTATCCCTACGGCGAATACAACACCGAAATTGCCCGGTTGGTGGAATCCATGGGTTTCACAGCCTTTGGTCAGCACTCGGGCGCCGTGGGTCCCTTCTGCAACCCCGCAACCCTGCCCCGGTTCCCCGTAAACCAGCATTACGGCGATTTGAAAAGCCTGAAAACCAAATTCTACTCCCTTGCCCTGCCGGTGTCGTCCATAGTCCCCTTCGAGCCGGTGACGGCGGAAAGACGTCCTGTGCTGAAAGTTTATCTTGAGGAGACGGATGCGCGCTTGAACGAGCTGGCCTGCTTCGTAAGCGGTCAAGGAAGAACCATGCCCAAATGGATAGAGTCAAACAGACGTTTCTCCATTCAAGCGGCAAAAGACCTTGGCAACGGTAGAAATCGCTATACCTGCACGGCCCCCAATCGGGAACGCAGCCGGTATTACTGGTTCAGCCACCAGTTCGTTATTACCCCCCCGGTAGATTAG
- a CDS encoding SidJ-related pseudokinase yields MTSDDLFAGRSTDFSARYMALVRLHERLKAHSEPMDSRVAVDIKKLLLKRAYDHQRQGFFLYREAAETLTTCVVRAGERKIVREALGTLIEVLGTTSGEVHRAVAGALGALPLKIKGPDIEVPPTDRLPAVHIDDALRQAGMQNRERGFDTVGRSLIFGPRADGLVLVFKMARSGDTPPTLQRESIWLELLHFRKSAFGRRFAIPKPVKIGNAFVFRLHGVPASRLPTEQELHPKGYAICFWADNTYFGYPNETCPGRRLGSRRFREVMFRNARILGRMAAMGILHDALIPLFHNRTQRGRRDDRGAYQWVRAGRLDRWLHSCAYPNIGVSGVRDFEHLLASDGKNGHFYLTIGQHFLSLLLVAGSYFRNKDTNLVGLDADGRPVDARGLFEKTVLEKIITGLFRNYYKGFVGRRFQGAVPLDPKRLSNRMIEEMGVDRHMEELVRVADQQTMTTAEFRSFLIDRGVAEERVGTYEKDRADIVINSGPHLGAFNAAISVPELIEAAGSMAAMCVAGKFWHARYGDS; encoded by the coding sequence ATGACGTCGGACGATCTTTTTGCGGGCAGGTCAACGGATTTTTCCGCCAGGTATATGGCGCTGGTGCGGTTGCACGAGCGCCTCAAAGCCCATTCCGAACCGATGGACAGCCGGGTGGCGGTCGATATTAAAAAGCTGCTCCTGAAGCGGGCCTACGACCATCAGCGCCAGGGATTTTTTTTATACCGTGAAGCCGCGGAAACCTTGACCACCTGCGTTGTAAGGGCAGGAGAGCGAAAAATCGTCCGCGAGGCTTTGGGGACGCTGATCGAGGTGCTGGGGACCACGTCCGGCGAGGTTCACAGGGCGGTAGCCGGTGCTCTGGGTGCGCTGCCCCTTAAAATAAAAGGGCCCGACATCGAAGTGCCCCCCACCGACAGGCTCCCGGCGGTACACATAGACGATGCGCTGCGTCAGGCAGGCATGCAAAACAGGGAGCGGGGATTCGATACCGTCGGCAGAAGTTTGATTTTTGGCCCGCGGGCGGACGGCCTCGTCCTGGTGTTCAAAATGGCCCGATCCGGGGACACGCCCCCGACACTGCAAAGGGAATCCATCTGGCTGGAACTGTTGCACTTCCGAAAAAGTGCCTTTGGACGCAGGTTCGCCATCCCCAAACCCGTCAAAATCGGCAATGCGTTCGTGTTCCGGCTGCACGGCGTGCCTGCATCCCGCTTGCCCACAGAGCAGGAGCTGCATCCCAAAGGATATGCCATCTGTTTCTGGGCGGACAACACTTATTTCGGTTATCCCAACGAAACCTGCCCCGGCAGACGTCTGGGCAGCCGGAGGTTCCGGGAGGTGATGTTCAGAAATGCCCGGATCCTGGGCAGGATGGCCGCCATGGGAATACTGCACGATGCCCTGATTCCCCTTTTTCACAACAGGACACAACGTGGGCGCCGAGACGATCGGGGGGCATACCAATGGGTGCGTGCCGGTCGCCTGGATCGGTGGTTGCACTCCTGCGCTTATCCCAACATCGGCGTCAGCGGCGTCAGGGATTTCGAACACCTGCTGGCGTCGGACGGGAAAAACGGACATTTTTACCTGACCATAGGCCAGCATTTTTTGAGCCTCCTGCTGGTGGCCGGGAGCTATTTCAGGAACAAGGATACGAATCTCGTGGGGCTGGATGCCGACGGGAGGCCTGTGGATGCGAGGGGGTTGTTCGAGAAAACAGTGCTGGAGAAAATTATTACCGGCCTCTTTCGCAACTACTATAAAGGGTTTGTCGGGAGGCGTTTCCAGGGTGCCGTACCCCTCGATCCGAAACGGTTGTCCAACCGCATGATCGAGGAGATGGGCGTTGACCGCCACATGGAAGAACTGGTCAGGGTGGCCGACCAGCAGACGATGACCACCGCTGAATTCAGATCGTTCTTGATCGACAGGGGGGTAGCTGAGGAGAGGGTCGGAACTTACGAAAAGGACCGGGCCGACATCGTCATTAACAGCGGACCGCACCTGGGAGCATTCAATGCCGCGATATCGGTTCCCGAACTCATCGAAGCCGCCGGCAGCATGGCTGCCATGTGCGTTGCCGGGAAGTTCTGGCACGCTAGATACGGCGATTCATAA
- a CDS encoding GNAT family N-acetyltransferase, producing the protein MKTEGYWADNYVEKKCNAEHAIKKIKAGQRVFIGSSCGEPQHLVQALGEASNRYTDIEIVRLLALESTPLTLIANKSKSQNLTIRSFYLGSAKAERLSRNQRFITPINLSAIPRLFRSRFLPINVALIQVTPPDDFGWMSLGVSVDITLAAALSADIVIAQVNTNMPRVLGQSFVHVNDVDYIVEHDEPLISIDKRPENESAEEVGRLIARLIEDGSTLQFSPGTTPQATLLALADKNDLGVHTHYLTDEIMHLVSRGVINNRKKGFNDGKLVASTALGTKNLFEFIDNNPSIEFHPSDYVNDPSVISRHNKMVSFSVGMAMDLTGQVAADALPHNNFSGVTGMLDFIRGASQSPGGKSFILMTATAMQGKKSRIVPMLDHTAVVVPRGDVHYVATEFGVVNLFGKSLQERATAMISIAHPDFRDELFHEAKQQGLFGAERTLAESISGIYPRHLEENILIDNQTVTVRPSKPVDERRIQEHFYTLEKNDIVARFFHEKTAFVHDEVGKVSQVDYVKDLTIVAVVGEFGFGKVIGVGEYLLDPSNNMAEVAFSVSKEFKRKGLGKILMKKLCQAAREKGISGLFAYTSHENKGMINLFKTLPYKVKKIFEEDMILLKCSFDEPLTSDNDQAR; encoded by the coding sequence ATGAAAACCGAAGGTTACTGGGCCGACAATTACGTCGAAAAAAAATGCAATGCGGAACATGCCATTAAAAAGATAAAAGCGGGGCAGCGCGTGTTCATCGGCTCCTCGTGCGGCGAACCCCAACATCTGGTTCAGGCCCTGGGGGAAGCCTCCAACCGCTATACCGACATCGAAATCGTCCGCCTCCTGGCCCTTGAAAGCACCCCCCTGACACTGATTGCCAACAAGTCCAAAAGTCAGAACCTGACCATACGGTCCTTTTACCTGGGGTCGGCCAAGGCGGAGCGGTTGTCGAGAAACCAGCGCTTCATCACCCCCATCAACCTGTCGGCCATACCGCGTCTGTTCCGCAGCCGTTTCCTACCCATCAATGTGGCCCTGATCCAGGTGACGCCGCCGGATGATTTCGGCTGGATGAGCCTGGGGGTATCGGTGGACATCACCCTGGCCGCAGCATTGTCGGCAGACATCGTCATCGCCCAGGTGAATACCAACATGCCGCGCGTGCTGGGCCAGAGCTTCGTCCACGTGAACGACGTGGACTACATCGTCGAGCACGACGAACCCCTGATCAGCATCGACAAGCGTCCGGAAAATGAATCGGCCGAGGAGGTCGGCAGGCTGATCGCGCGGCTGATAGAGGACGGTTCCACGCTCCAGTTCAGCCCGGGAACGACTCCCCAGGCCACCCTTCTGGCGCTGGCCGACAAGAACGACCTGGGGGTGCACACGCACTACCTGACGGATGAAATCATGCACCTGGTTTCACGGGGCGTCATCAACAACCGGAAAAAGGGATTCAACGACGGAAAACTAGTGGCCAGCACCGCCTTGGGGACAAAAAACCTGTTCGAGTTCATCGACAACAACCCCAGTATCGAATTTCATCCGTCGGACTACGTCAATGACCCCTCCGTCATCAGCCGCCACAACAAAATGGTGTCATTCAGCGTGGGCATGGCCATGGACCTTACCGGCCAGGTGGCCGCCGATGCCTTGCCCCACAACAATTTTTCGGGTGTCACCGGCATGCTGGACTTCATCAGGGGCGCCTCGCAGTCCCCGGGCGGCAAATCCTTTATTCTAATGACCGCCACGGCCATGCAGGGGAAAAAAAGCCGCATCGTGCCCATGCTTGACCACACCGCCGTGGTGGTTCCCCGTGGGGACGTGCATTACGTAGCCACCGAATTCGGCGTTGTGAACCTCTTCGGCAAAAGCCTTCAGGAAAGGGCCACGGCCATGATCAGCATCGCCCATCCGGATTTTCGCGATGAATTGTTCCACGAAGCCAAGCAGCAGGGCCTCTTCGGGGCCGAACGGACCCTGGCGGAATCCATATCCGGTATATACCCGCGCCACCTGGAGGAGAATATCCTCATCGACAACCAGACCGTAACCGTCCGACCGTCCAAGCCTGTGGACGAACGCCGCATTCAGGAACACTTTTATACCCTCGAGAAAAACGATATCGTGGCCCGGTTTTTTCACGAAAAAACCGCATTTGTTCACGACGAGGTAGGCAAGGTTTCCCAGGTGGATTACGTCAAGGATCTGACCATCGTGGCCGTCGTCGGGGAATTCGGCTTCGGCAAGGTCATCGGTGTGGGGGAATACCTGCTGGACCCTTCCAATAATATGGCCGAGGTGGCCTTTTCCGTGTCCAAGGAATTCAAACGCAAGGGCCTGGGGAAAATCCTGATGAAAAAACTCTGCCAGGCGGCCCGGGAAAAAGGCATTTCCGGCCTGTTTGCCTACACCTCCCACGAAAACAAGGGAATGATCAATCTTTTCAAGACGCTGCCCTACAAAGTCAAAAAAATATTCGAAGAGGACATGATTCTTTTGAAATGCAGCTTCGATGAACCGTTAACCAGCGACAATGATCAAGCGAGGTAA